The following proteins are co-located in the Solanum pennellii chromosome 8, SPENNV200 genome:
- the LOC107028387 gene encoding eukaryotic translation initiation factor 3 subunit L: protein MAAPYEYEEGGYPQETDAVGYDPNFVPDSVKSFVVHLYRHIREKNVYEIHQMYETSFQTLSERMFKETPWPSVDAVAPYVDNDHVFCLLYREMWFRHLYARLSPTLRQRIDSWDNYCSLFQVVLHGVVNMQLPNQWLWDMVDEFVYQFQAFCQYRAKMKSKTAEEIALLRQYDQAWNVYGVLNFLQALVEKSTIIQILEREKEGLEEFTATDGYDYSGGSNVLKVLGYFSMIGLLRVHCLLGDYHTGLKCLRPIDITQQGVYTSVIGSHITTIYHYGFANLMLRRYVEAIHEFNKILLYIYKTKQYHQKSPQYEQILKKNEQMYALLAIALSLCPQVKLVEETVNSQLREKYGEKMARMLRYDEEASALYDELFSYACPKFITPSAPSFEEPLVNYNQDAYRLQLKMFLYEVKQQQLLAGVRSYLKVYSTISLGKLANYMDLDEPNLRAVLMTYKHKTHAVDSDGKIISNADVDFYIDEDMVRVVESKSAKKYGDYFLRQIVKLEGIMTDIDRIKLE, encoded by the exons ATGGCAGCTCCCTACGAGTACGAAGAAGGAGGTTACCCACAAGAAACAGATGCAGTCGGGTACGACCCGAATTTCGTGCCAGATTCCGTAAAATCGTTCGTGGTTCATCTGTATAGGCACATAAGAGAGAAGAATGTTTACGAGATTCACCAGATGTATGAGACCTCTTTTCAGACATTGAGTGAGCGTATGTTTAAGGAAACTCCTTGGCCTTCTGTTGATGCCGTTGCGCCTTACGTTGATAATGACCATGTCTTCTGCTTGCTTTACCGTGAGATGTGGTTCCGTCACTTGTATGCTAGACTTTCTCCTACTCTTAGACAGCGGATTGATTCGTGGGATAATTATTGCAGCCTTTTCCAG GTGGTGCTGCATGGTGTGGTTAACATGCAATTGCCAAACCAGTGGTTGTGGGACATGGTAGATGAGTTTGTATACCAATTCCAGGCATTCTGTCAATACCGTGCAAAGATGAAGAGCAAAACTGCAGAGGAGATCGCATTGCTTAGGCAGTACGACCAG GCTTGGAATGTCTACGGTGTTCTCAATTTCTTACAAGCCCTTGTGGAGAAATCTACAATAATCCAAATCTTGGAGAGGGAAAAGGAAGGTCTTGAAGAGTTTACTGCTACTGATGGGTATGATTACAGTGGTGGAAGTAATGTCTTGAAGGTTTTGGGCTATTTCAGCATGATAGGCTTGCTCAGAGTTCATTGTCTGTTGGGTGATTATCATACTGGCCTGAAGTGTTTACGTCCAATTGACATAACTCAACAGGGAGTTTACACCAGTGTTATTGGGAGCCACATAACCACAATATATCACTATGGTTTTGCTAATCTTATGTTGAGGAG GTATGTAGAGGCTATCCATGAGTTTAACAAAATCCTTCTATATATTTATAAGACAAAGCAGTATCACCAGAAGTCACCCCAGTATGAGCAGATACTGAAGAAAAATGAGCAGATGTATGCCCTGTTGGCTATAGCTTTGTCATTGTGCCCTCAAGTGAAACTTGTTGAAGAAACTGTGAATTCTCAATTAAGGGAGAAGTATGGTGAGAAGATGGCGAGGATGCTGAGATATGATGAGGAGGCATCTGCACTCTATGACGAGCTCTTCTCATATGCATGTCCTAAGTTCATTACTCCTTCTGCTCCAAGTTTTGAGGAGCCTCTCGTAAATTACAACCAG GATGCCTATAGGCTACAATTGAAGATGTTTCTATATGAAGTGAAGCAGCAACAATTATTGGCTGGTGTTAGGTCCTATTTGAAAGTGTATTCAACAATCTCCCTGGGGAAGCTTGCAAATTACATGGATTTGGATGAACCCAATTTAAG GGCGGTTTTGATGACATACAAGCACAAAACACATGCTGTCGATTCTGATGGCAAGATAATTTCCAATGCCGATGTGGACTTCTACATTGATGAA GATATGGTCCGTGTAGTAGAATCTAAGTCCGCGAAGAAGTATGGTGATTACTTTTTGCGTCAGATTGTGAAG CTTGAAGGGATCATGACTGATATTGACAGGATAAAGCTGGAGTAA
- the LOC107028390 gene encoding uncharacterized protein LOC107028390, which translates to MAIIGDALRQAFMPKHEYECLREEDKAFNRLQRPFVICSLTLISLAIIVCTVISLKIVFPVDPARRPFCGDYRIQPLSINFTNIAASGSEGSGGGTATSTAGDSDSFPGAFYLTNQEIVDYYWMVVFIPSTFIFAISAVYLIAGIMVAYAAPMRHGCLKVVENNYCASRRGGVRCLSILNVAFAIVFGLLALFLGSTLLTLGSSCSAPLFWCYEVASWGLVILYGGTAFFLRRKAAVILDESDFSGRNLGVEMLEANPMEVTPDVERRVNESFKAWMGPSFLSSDEEDESDNYQEVPALSRTNSSRLRQ; encoded by the exons atggcGATAATCGGAGATGCACTCCGGCAAGCGTTTATGCCAAAGCACGAATACGAGTGTCTTCGTGAGGAAGACAAGGCATTTAATCGTCTTCAGAGGCCCTTTGTGATCTGCAGTTTAACCCTAATATCACTTGCTATTATTGTATGTACTGTTATCAGCTTGAAAATAGTGTTTCCTGTCGATCCTGCTCGCCGGCCTTTCTGTGGTGACTATCGTATTCAGCCACTTTCGATTAATTTTACTAATATAGCTGCTAGTGGTTCTGAAGGTAGTGGTGGTGGTACTGCTACTAGTACTGCTGGTGATTCGGATAGTTTTCCTGGTGCGTTTTACCTAACTAATCAGGAGATTGTGGATTACTATTGGATGGTTGTGTTCATTCCTTCCACGTTCATTTTTGCGATATCGGCAGTGTATCTAATTGCAG GTATTATGGTTGCATACGCTGCTCCGATGAGACATGGATGCTTGAAGGTTGTTGAGAATAACTATTGTGCTTCCAGAAGGG GTGGAGTGCGCTGTCTATCCATTCTCAATGTTGCTTTTGCTATCGTATTTGGTCTGCTTGCACTGTTTCTTGGTTCAACCCTTCTCACTTTAGGGAGCAGCTGCTCAGCACCCTTGTTTTGGTGTTACGAGGTTGCTTCATGGGGGCTGGTGATTCTATATGGAGGGACTGCTTTCTTTCTAAGAAGAAAAGCTGCTGTAATTCTTGATGAAAGTGACTTCAGTGGGCGCAATCTTGGAGTAGAAATGCTTGAAGCAAATCCAATGGAGGTCACACCAGATGTAGAGAGACGTGTGAATGAAAGTTTCAAGGCATGGATGGGTCCTTCTTTCTTGTCCTCGGATGAAGAGGATGAATCTGATAACTACCAGGAAGTTCCAGCTTTATCTCGTACCAACTCTAGCCGGCTAAGACAATAA
- the LOC107028639 gene encoding TOM1-like protein 9, with translation MVNSMVERATSDMLIGPDWAMNLEICDICNHDPAQAKDVVKGIKRRLGSKNPKVQLLALTLLETIVKNCGDIVHMHVAEKDLLHEMVKIVKKKQPDLHVKEKVLILIDTWQEAFGGPRARYPQFYGAYQELLRIGAVFPQRAEKAAPVFTPPQTHPLTSYPQNLRNPESGQEAAESSAEAEYPALSLTEIQNARGIMDVLAEMLSALDPENKEGLKQEVIVDLVEQCRTYKQRVVHLVNSTTDESLLCQGLALNDELQRVLAKHESIASGTSVQVEKTKSEPPQPLVNVDAPLIDTGDHKQSDRGSTSNASLGTQLLLPAPPSASIPSTTTKVDPKIDLLSGDDFSSPTTENVLALVPVGGEPQPASPVSQQNALALVDMFSSPSNSQSPYSAGQTHASSPQFRQQSFTSTQSALYPNGSVPGTTHTQDSNTAWNEQIPQQQQQSPSPVYGGQSSSFPPPPWEAEAAENSQTVGNPHAQLMQNNQLLPGSPHALPMHNNQIMSGSPNALSMQNSQLMATNNQQLAGGSHVHGMYAQPITGGQPAMMNQAMQNNQMVGLLPQTIQGGQSMGMFPQQMPPGHMAYMYAQQQMYGNQMAGYGYGYAQPQNTQFLNQRMSGLSVRDDGVLNNSSYPVSTPSYIPSGKPSKPEDKLFGDLVDISKFKSPKTTPGRAGSM, from the exons atggtgaattcAATGGTGGAAAGAGCAACGAGCGATATGCTCATAGGTCCTGATTGGGCTATGAATCTCGAGATCTGCGATATTTGCAATCACGATCCCGC GCAAGCCAAAGATGTCGTGAAGGGAATAAAAAGACGTCTTGGTAGTAAGAATCCCAAAGTTCAACTTCTTGCTCTGACA CTGTTGGAAACAATTGTCAAGAATTGTGGGGATATTGTCCATATGCATGTTGCTGAGAAAGATCTTCTTCATGAGATGGTGAAAATTGTAAAAAAGAAG CAACCTGACTTGCATGTCAAGGAAAAAGTACTAATTTTGATAGACACGTGGCAAGAAGCATTTGGAGGACCAAGGGCAAGATATCCACAATTTTATGGTGCATACCAGGAGTTGCTT CGCATTGGAGCTGTTTTCCCTCAGAGAGCTGAGAAAGCAGCCCCCGTGTTCACACCCCCCCAAACACATCCGCTGACTTCATACCCACAGAATCTGCGGAATCCTGAATCCGGTCAGGAAGCAGCTGAGTCTTCTGCAGAGGCTGAATATCCGGCCTTGAG CTTGACAGAGATCCAGAATGCACGTGGTATCATGGATGTCCTTGCTGAAATGTTGAGTGCATTAGATCCTGAAAACAAAGAG GGGCTGAAACAAGAGGTGATTGTTGATTTGGTGGAACAATGTCGTACCTACAAGCAAAGGGTAGTACACCTTGTAAACTCGACTAC GGATGAATCACTGCTCTGCCAAGGGCTAGCGCTGAATGATGAGTTGCAGCGTGTATTGGCCAAGCATGAATCTATTGCTTCCGGAACTTCTGTTCAAGTGGAAAAAACAAAATCTGAACCACCTCAACCTCTTGTAAATGTTGATGCTCCGCTTATTGATACCGGGGACCACAAACAATCAGACCGAGG ATCTACATCAAATGCTAGCCTAGGGACACAGTTGCTTCTTCCTGCTCCTCCTTCAGCTAGCAttccatcaacaacaacaaaagttGACCCGAAAATTGATCTTCTGAGTGGAGATGACTTCAGCTCACCTACAACTGAGAATGTCCTGGCCCTTGTTCCTGTTGGTGGAGAACCTCAGCCTGCAAGTCCTGTTTCACAGCAGAATGCCCTTGCTCTTGTTGACATGTTTTCATCACCCAGCAACTCACAATCTCCATATTCAGCAGGGCAGACACATGCTTCGTCCCCTCAATTTCGACAACAGAGTTTCACTTCTACCCAGTCAGCTTTGTACCCAAATGGAAGTGTCCCCGGAACTACACATACACAAGACTCTAACACGGCCTGGAACGAACAGATACCACAGCAACAGCAGCAGTCACCTTCTCCAGTTTATG GTGGTCAAAGCAGTTCGTTTCCACCACCTCCATGGGAAGCTGAGGCAGCAGAGAACAGCCAAACAGTGGGGAATCCTCATGCTCAACTGATGCAAAATAATCAGTTGTTGCCAGGTAGTCCACATGCCCTACCAATGCACAACAATCAGATAATGTCTGGTAGTCCAAATGCTTTATCAATGCAAAATAGCCAGCTGATGGCAACTAACAACCAGCAATTGGCTGGTGGTTCACATGTCCATGGTATGTATGCACAACCGATCACTGGTGGACAGCCTGCAATGATGAATCAGGCTATGCAAAACAATCAGATGGTAGGCTTGCTTCCTCAAACAATCCAAGGTGGACAATCAATGGGTATGTTTCCACAACAAATGCCACCTGGGCACATGGCTTATATGTATGCCCAACAACAAATGTATGGAAACCAGATGGCTGGCTATGGCTATGGCTATGCTCAACCACAGAACACACAATTTCTTAATCAGAGAATGTCTGGGCTCTCTGTGAGGGATGACGGTGTCCTAAATAATTCGTCCTATCCAGTTTCAACTCCTTCATACATACCATCTGGAAAGCCCTCAAAGCCAGAGGATAAACTATTTGGTGATCTTGTTGACATTTCAAAGTTCAAATCACCCAAAACAACTCCTGGCAGAGCTGGGAGCATGTGA
- the LOC114078274 gene encoding uncharacterized protein LOC114078274 — protein MGKVTRHPMDKEMMNNLVKYVMGKPFPGKHTVMDVDDVYGIRIFSPSQILESTKGTNNNIRLMITFQNKENCKVFASKEAPGFWKCTPKRKSIFDANKRHIGNIKISWYCYYNVDDGRDKSSSRLRQSEWQIREYYLTSKYLPQSKVERKNVLLTMMIKTKAAANNDNNNNNNDEKMQRIILDKQEIMQSLQCLQL, from the coding sequence ATGGGGAAAGTAACTCGTCATCCAATGGACAAGGAGATGATGAACAATTTGGTGAAGTATGTAATGGGGAAGCCTTTTCCTGGTAAGCATACTGTTATGGATGTCGATGATGTTTACGGAATCAGAATTTTCAGTCCATCACAAATCCTTGAATCTACCAAGGGCACAAATAACAACATACGATTGATGATCACTTTTCAGAATAAGGAAAACTGTAAAGTATTTGCTAGTAAAGAGGCACCCGGGTTTTGGAAATGCACACCCAAAcgcaagtcaatttttgatgcCAACAAGAGGCATATTGGCAACATCAAAATTTCGTGGTACTGCTACTACAACGTCGATGATGGTAGAGACAAATCATCATCCAGATTGAGACAGAGTGAATGGCAAATTAGAGAATATTATCTCACATCCAAATATCTGCCCCAAAGCAAAGTGGAGAGGAAGAATGTcttattaacgatgatgatcaaGACCAAAGCTGCTgctaataatgataataataataataataatgacgaGAAGATGCAGAGGATTATTCTTGACAAGCAGGAGATTATGCAATCTTTACAATGCCTTCAACTTTAG